From a region of the Seleniivibrio woodruffii genome:
- the ribB gene encoding 3,4-dihydroxy-2-butanone-4-phosphate synthase: MNQKTLSIFGNSTERMEKAIAALKAGEGIIVVDDENRENEGDLIYPAESLTSAQMARLIRDCSGIVCVCITEEKRKELGLEMMSRNNRSQFGTAFTVSVEAAEGVTTGVSASDRVTTVHAVLNGADLASPGHVFPLVAREGGVHERDGHTEATVDMMKLAGYQPCGVLCELTNPDGTMMKLPQILEYAEQNSFTVISIEDIKEYIGVHA, encoded by the coding sequence ATGAATCAGAAAACCTTATCTATTTTCGGCAACTCAACTGAACGAATGGAAAAAGCCATCGCCGCCCTTAAGGCAGGTGAAGGTATCATCGTTGTTGACGATGAGAACAGAGAGAACGAAGGCGACCTCATCTATCCCGCAGAATCACTTACCTCCGCACAGATGGCAAGGCTCATAAGAGACTGCAGCGGAATCGTCTGCGTCTGCATCACCGAGGAAAAACGGAAAGAACTCGGACTTGAAATGATGTCCAGAAATAACAGAAGCCAGTTCGGAACGGCATTCACCGTATCTGTGGAGGCCGCAGAGGGTGTTACAACGGGCGTTTCCGCCTCAGACAGGGTAACCACCGTCCATGCTGTTTTAAACGGCGCAGATCTGGCATCTCCCGGCCACGTCTTCCCCCTTGTCGCCCGTGAAGGCGGAGTCCACGAAAGGGACGGACACACAGAGGCAACAGTGGATATGATGAAACTGGCAGGCTATCAGCCTTGCGGGGTTCTCTGCGAGCTGACAAACCCCGACGGCACAATGATGAAACTGCCCCAGATCCTCGAATATGCCGAGCAGAACAGCTTTACGGTAATATCCATCGAAGATATCAAGGAATATATCGGCGTACATGCATAG
- a CDS encoding EAL domain-containing protein, with translation MACSKCTEVPHVPEGVKSVYVSASHEYILDKIYNILMADSYDVKKLGSYIVFETYCFSAFIERCASDASLTELEKRNISILPLGRDEALDFGKASAAKSLDSWNTLILSKDLIWILENGSFTVHFQPIIDTATMSIYGYECLSRGVLPDMSIMSPGKMFDAAAKTGMLFNLDRQCRETAIKTAAVKNISRNIFVNFLPTSIYNPEFCLKDTVKWANQLEFDPSTIVFEVVETEKVDSSEHLQNILRFYKDKGFRTAMDDVGSGYSSLNLFASLSPDIIKIDMELVRDVHRNVMKQSVARALVSMAKEAGCSVLAEGIETADEFEWFRALGIDYAQGYYFGKPSSEPLRQI, from the coding sequence ATGGCCTGTTCGAAATGTACTGAAGTTCCCCACGTGCCGGAAGGGGTGAAAAGTGTGTATGTCAGCGCATCACACGAATATATTCTTGATAAGATCTATAATATTCTGATGGCCGACTCATACGATGTCAAAAAACTCGGCTCTTATATCGTTTTTGAGACGTACTGTTTCAGTGCGTTCATTGAAAGGTGCGCATCGGATGCTTCGCTGACCGAGCTTGAGAAGAGGAATATCAGCATTCTGCCCCTAGGGAGAGATGAGGCGCTTGATTTCGGGAAGGCTTCAGCTGCCAAATCCCTTGACTCATGGAACACTCTGATACTTTCAAAGGATCTGATATGGATACTTGAGAACGGTTCGTTCACGGTTCATTTTCAGCCGATAATTGACACTGCGACCATGAGTATTTATGGCTATGAATGCCTTTCCAGAGGTGTTCTGCCGGATATGAGCATAATGAGTCCCGGAAAGATGTTTGATGCGGCGGCAAAAACAGGGATGCTCTTCAATCTGGACAGACAGTGCAGAGAGACTGCCATCAAAACGGCGGCTGTTAAGAACATAAGCAGGAATATTTTCGTGAATTTCCTGCCTACATCAATCTATAACCCGGAATTTTGCCTGAAGGATACCGTTAAATGGGCAAATCAGCTTGAGTTTGATCCTTCCACCATCGTTTTTGAGGTGGTGGAGACCGAAAAAGTAGACAGCTCTGAGCATTTGCAGAATATTCTCAGGTTTTATAAGGATAAAGGATTCAGAACTGCGATGGACGATGTCGGCAGCGGGTATTCATCGCTGAACCTGTTTGCCAGCCTCAGTCCGGATATAATTAAAATAGATATGGAGCTTGTGCGTGATGTGCACAGGAATGTCATGAAGCAGTCGGTTGCAAGGGCACTCGTTTCGATGGCGAAAGAGGCCGGATGCAGTGTTCTGGCGGAAGGAATAGAGACTGCGGATGAGTTTGAATGGTTCAGGGCTTTGGGCATAGACTATGCGCAGGGGTATTATTTCGGAAAACCATCTTCCGAGCCTTTAAGACAGATATAA
- a CDS encoding flavodoxin family protein: MKFIAVNGSPRKNWNTAMLLESAVEGARSKGADAELVHLYDIDFKGCHSCFACKLNAGKSYGKCAVNDGLTELLNKLYEADAFVIGSPVYYADVTGETRSFMERLFYPSMLYDKSYSSIFPRKIKTGFIYTMNQKEEAMVQRGYEYFFNMNKGYMARIFGASEYITACNTYQFNDYSKYETGAFDIESKKESREKQFPLDRQKAFDFGASLVS, encoded by the coding sequence ATGAAATTTATAGCTGTCAACGGAAGTCCCAGAAAAAACTGGAATACCGCAATGCTTCTGGAAAGCGCTGTTGAAGGAGCCAGATCAAAAGGAGCTGATGCTGAGCTTGTTCATCTTTACGATATTGATTTCAAAGGATGCCACAGCTGTTTCGCCTGCAAACTGAACGCAGGCAAGAGCTACGGCAAATGTGCCGTCAACGACGGGCTGACAGAGCTTCTTAACAAGTTATACGAAGCTGATGCATTCGTGATAGGCTCACCCGTTTATTACGCAGACGTTACCGGAGAAACCCGCTCATTCATGGAGAGACTCTTCTATCCGTCAATGCTCTATGACAAAAGCTATTCAAGCATCTTTCCCCGTAAGATAAAAACAGGCTTCATCTACACAATGAACCAGAAAGAGGAAGCTATGGTACAGAGGGGATATGAGTATTTCTTCAACATGAACAAGGGCTACATGGCAAGAATTTTCGGAGCATCGGAATATATCACCGCCTGCAACACATATCAGTTCAATGATTATTCAAAATATGAAACAGGCGCATTCGACATTGAGAGCAAAAAAGAGAGCAGAGAAAAGCAATTTCCTCTGGATAGACAGAAAGCTTTCGATTTCGGCGCATCCCTTGTAAGCTGA